The nucleotide sequence acaaaatgcctgaACCAGATGTTGTGTCATGGACAGCGATGATTGCGGGTTACATAAAATGTGGCAAGATTGATAAAGCAAGGGAATTGTTTGACAGGACTGATGCAAAGAGAGATGTTGTTACTTGGACAGCTATGCTTGCTGCGTACGCCAAGGCGAATCGGATTCTCGAGGCTGAGATGCTTTTCGATGAAATGCCTGAGAAGAATGTGGTTTCATGGAATAGTTTGATTGATGGGTATGCGAAAAATGATAGAATTGATAAGGGTTTGGAATTGTTTTGGAAGATGGGGGAGAGGAATGTGGTTTCTTGGAACATAGTTATAGCAGGATTGGCTCGGAATGGGCGAATCAACGAGGCAAGATTGCTTTTTAATAAGATGCCTGAGAAGAGCGTGGTGTCTTGGACTACAATGATAGCAGGGTTGTCGAGATATGGGAAAGTTGACGAGGCAAGAAAACTTTTCGACAGGACTCCTGAGCGGAATGTGGTTTCCTGGAATGCTATGATTACTGGGTATACGCAAAACTCGAGACTTGATGAAGCGTTTGAACTGTTTGAGATGATGCCAGAAAAGACTGTGTCTTCGTGGAACACAATGATCATGGGATTCATTCAAAATGGGGAACTTAGCAGAGCTAGAatattgtttgataaaatgaggCAGAGAGATGTGGTTTCTTGGTCAACAATGATTAATGGCTACGTGCTTGAGGGGAAAAGTGAAGAAGCGCTAAGAAATTTCTGTGACATGCAAGTGGATGGTTGGGTGAAACCAAACGAAGGGACTTTTGTGAGTGTTTTGGGTGCTTGCAGTGACTTAGCCGGTCTTAGTGAGGGAATGCAAATTCACCAAATGATTAACAAAACAGTATATCAGGAGAATGAAGTGGTCATATCAGCACTTATAAACATGTATTCAAAATGTGGAGATGTAGCAACTGCAAGGAAAATATTTGATGATGGCTTAAGAGGCCAGAGAGATTTGATCTCTTGGAATGTTATGATTGCAGCATATGCTCACCATGGGTTTGGAAGAGATGCAATCAATCTCTTCAAAGAAATGCGACAATTGGGATTCAAACCAAACGATGTGACTTACGTGGGATTGCTTGCTGCCTGCAGCCACTCAGGTTTGGTGGAGGAGGGGTTAAAGTACTTCAATGAGCTTTGTAGAGAGGATTCCGTAAAATTGAGAGAAGACCATTATACCTGCCTTGTAGATCTCTGCGGTCGAGCAGGAAGACTCAAAGAGGCCTCGGATATTATTGAACGGCTTCCAAGAACAGAATCAGCATTCATTTGGGGAGCCCTTCTTTCGGGTTGTAATCTTCATGGAGATTCAGAAACAGCAAAATTGGCTGCAATTAAACTCTTAGGGATTGAAGCAAAAAGTTCAGGAACCTATTTGTCATTGTCAAAATTGTGTGCTTCGAATGGAAAATGGAAAGAAGCTGCAAAGCTGAGGACACAAATGAAAGACAGAGGGTTGAAGAAGCAACCAGGTTGTAGCTGGATAGAAGTTGGGAACAGAGTTCATGTATTTTTAGTTGGTGATACATCTCATTATGAAACTGAGGTTATTCACACATTACTTGGAAACCTTCATGTGAAAATGAAAAGGATTGGCTGTCCAACAATAGATGATTCTTCAGAGGTAGAAGACTTTCCTATTATCTACTAAGTTTTTGTTTCCTCTTCTTTTCCTGTTCAAGTTATGAATGTCACTACTAGTGTTCTTCTCCTAATACTGTCATTTACAAATGTCATCTTAATCATATGATTCCCTTTATGGTACGCTGGTACTCCATTCTCGGTTCTTACAAGGTAGGCTCCTGTTCGGACTCACTCGTGAAATGAAGGTTCTGGCGTTAGCATTAAGGCCTTTCTCTGAGAGGCCCTCTCTTGACTTTAATCATAACTATtttaatcaaatctcaagttgaTAGGTTTTAAATTTGCTCCACTCAATGACATTGTACCACTTGTTGGTTTTTGGTTTTTGGCAATATAATATGTATCTTCCCGTTGAAGAGATAGACAAATTATGAATTAATAATGATGGAGATTGCTTGCTTAATATTTTGTCAGCTTATGTACTACAAACTTATTTAGCAACTTAATTGTTCTCTTCATCTTAAGTCAATTATGTACTGGCAAATCTTTCAATTTTGTAATCAGCCGCCCCTCATGCATTACTATGGATTTTCTTTTTCTCCACATAGATTAGAGAAAATCAGTAAAATGAAAAGATATATATAGTTTTCAACTTGCATTAATGTTTCATCTATCATTATCTGTATgataattattttactaaaaaagaaaggaaaacaatAGTGGATGAGTTGGATTTTGCAATAGGGACACCTTATTTGACCCAATTCTTGAACCATTCAGCAGTGTTACCAAGCTGTCATACAAAGTCTTTTTTAAATCCAAGTTGTAGAAGTCATGTTACAAATTtatactataatataaatactatTATAAACTATAAAGTTAGCTGCCCCTTCAAGTTGACATAATTATTAGTGAGAATACCCATTTAAAAAATGTCATAGCTTGTCTATAAATTTGGATACATAGTTTTCtgaagcaaaaaagaaaaaagatcatTCAGAGATGGCATCAAACTCCACCTCAGTTGCTCTCCTTACTCCTTACAAAATGGGGAGTTTTGAGCTCTCTCATAGGTACTGTTTAACTTTCCTATCTTTTGTTAGTAACCATATGGTATTCGGAACCCACTAGCCAGACCAATTCAGTATTCGTTCTGTGTGGGGGTCTTTAAAGGGGGAAGGATCAGGATCTCTCCATTTTCGACTCAAACGGCAGACTCTGGTTAATGGTGAAGGGATCCTTCTCACCACATTCCGTGGTGGTAGTTTGTGTGGATTTCAGTTTACATGCATTTACTTATTTGTTTTGAGATACTGAAGcatatattgtattatatgttGTGATATGCAGAGTAGTGATGCCACCAATGACAAGGAACAGATCATACAATAATACTCCACAACCACATGCTATTGAATATTATGCTCAAAGAGCCACTAAGGGGGGCTTCCTCATTTCTGAATCAACTAGTGCTTCTGACATCTCCAATGGGTAAAGATCTAGTTTTAGTTTCTCCTGTATATGTTTTCTGTTAATGATAAACTTCAAATCTTGGGATTGagattttatttattgttgtaTTCGCAGGTCCCCTAATATGCCTGGAATTTGGACAGAAGATCAAAAAGAGGCTTGGAAGCCCATTGTTGACTCTGTTCATGGCAAAGGTGGTGTCTTTTTTTGTCAGCTTTGACATCCAGGGCGACTATGTGATTCAAGTCTCAACAATTTTCTTATAGCTTGGAAAGCAGGTAATAAATTCATTAAATTAACTTGGATTTGATATATTACTAGCTCGATTCTCATGTTTAATTTGCTGAGGGTAATTTGATGTAGCCTCTTTATGTGGACTTAGGAAATCTTTGTCTCTCAAGCTAACTTTTATGGTTGAGCTAG is from Capsicum annuum cultivar UCD-10X-F1 chromosome 5, UCD10Xv1.1, whole genome shotgun sequence and encodes:
- the LOC107869970 gene encoding pentatricopeptide repeat-containing protein At2g35030, mitochondrial-like, translated to MLKVFVGPVKLRHFFSFYKSGYKPIKHYSLLGRVDYTCNQDVFRSNRIISKLSNEGQVDEARNLFDKMPEPDVVSWTAMIAGYIKCGKIDKARELFDRTDAKRDVVTWTAMLAAYAKANRILEAEMLFDEMPEKNVVSWNSLIDGYAKNDRIDKGLELFWKMGERNVVSWNIVIAGLARNGRINEARLLFNKMPEKSVVSWTTMIAGLSRYGKVDEARKLFDRTPERNVVSWNAMITGYTQNSRLDEAFELFEMMPEKTVSSWNTMIMGFIQNGELSRARILFDKMRQRDVVSWSTMINGYVLEGKSEEALRNFCDMQVDGWVKPNEGTFVSVLGACSDLAGLSEGMQIHQMINKTVYQENEVVISALINMYSKCGDVATARKIFDDGLRGQRDLISWNVMIAAYAHHGFGRDAINLFKEMRQLGFKPNDVTYVGLLAACSHSGLVEEGLKYFNELCREDSVKLREDHYTCLVDLCGRAGRLKEASDIIERLPRTESAFIWGALLSGCNLHGDSETAKLAAIKLLGIEAKSSGTYLSLSKLCASNGKWKEAAKLRTQMKDRGLKKQPGCSWIEVGNRVHVFLVGDTSHYETEVIHTLLGNLHVKMKRIGCPTIDDSSESSDATNDKEQIIQ